In Carnobacterium sp. CP1, the following are encoded in one genomic region:
- the priA gene encoding primosomal protein N': MVSIAKVIVDVPTMQTNKPYSYSIPAEFNDQIQPGMRVEVPFGQGARKVQGFVVEITQSTDYTGSLKAISGLMDLTSVLNEEMLILGREMAEKTFSFQITCYQTMLPAVLRAKYEKKIRVVDDIPEELYFELFKGRNELSWDEAVERDLLPALLELKKKEAVEVVYTVRNQAKTKKRRMVQADLSFEQLEDEKIGLGKRAPKQRLLLELLQSLNDHSISVEEITKTTSLSSTILREGQKKKWLSFFEEEIYRDPFKDQEFKKTSAFTLNHSQQQALEPILQAVENKESEVFLLKGITGSGKTEIYLQTIAETLKKGQSALMLVPEIALTPQMVNSFKGRFGEAVAVLHSGLSVGEKYDEWRKIEKGEAKVVVGARSSIFAPVENIGVIIIDEEHEGTYKQDENPRYHARNVAIWRANYHHCPVILGSATPSLESRARAQKKVYTLLELPERVNQRELPEVEIIDMREEVKEGNRSSFSLLLQEKIKDRIAKKEQIVLLLNRRGYSSFVMCRDCGFVLPCPNCDISLTLHMDTKTMKCHYCGHEENIPRTCPSCKSHKIRYYGTGTQKIEEELAKVLPTAKVIRMDVDTTRKKGAHERLLSAFGNGEADILLGTQMIAKGLDFPNITLVGVLNADTSLGLPDFRASERTFQLLTQVSGRAGRAELTGEVIVQTFNPEHYAIQLAQQHDYDTFYQMEMRLRHRGNYPPYYFTILITTSHEEELKAAKKMQEIIQFIKPDLKPETIVLGPTPKAVARVNNRYYYQTIIKYKNEPVLFTKLQELLNQSQKEMTKGLQIAIDSEPMHFI; encoded by the coding sequence GTGGTTTCAATTGCAAAAGTTATCGTAGATGTACCGACGATGCAGACAAACAAACCTTACAGCTATTCCATTCCAGCTGAATTCAATGATCAAATTCAGCCAGGTATGCGAGTGGAAGTCCCTTTTGGCCAAGGAGCTAGAAAAGTTCAAGGTTTTGTTGTGGAGATTACTCAATCAACTGATTACACCGGAAGTTTAAAAGCCATTTCAGGGCTAATGGATCTAACTTCCGTTCTCAACGAAGAGATGTTGATACTGGGAAGGGAAATGGCTGAAAAGACCTTTTCGTTTCAAATAACCTGTTATCAAACCATGCTTCCGGCTGTTTTGCGTGCTAAATATGAAAAGAAAATACGAGTGGTAGATGATATTCCTGAAGAGCTCTATTTTGAACTTTTTAAAGGACGAAATGAGTTATCATGGGATGAAGCCGTTGAACGTGACCTATTGCCTGCTTTATTGGAACTAAAGAAAAAAGAAGCTGTAGAAGTGGTCTATACTGTCAGGAATCAAGCAAAAACTAAAAAGAGACGAATGGTCCAAGCCGACTTGTCATTCGAGCAGCTAGAAGATGAAAAAATAGGCTTGGGTAAAAGAGCGCCTAAACAACGGTTACTATTAGAGTTGCTTCAATCTTTAAATGACCACTCCATCAGTGTGGAGGAAATAACTAAAACGACCTCTCTTTCGTCAACAATATTACGTGAGGGACAAAAGAAAAAATGGTTATCTTTTTTTGAAGAAGAAATTTACCGAGACCCATTTAAAGATCAAGAGTTTAAAAAAACTTCAGCATTCACACTCAATCATTCCCAACAACAGGCATTAGAGCCCATTTTACAAGCTGTGGAAAACAAAGAATCTGAAGTTTTTCTGCTAAAAGGAATAACGGGCAGTGGAAAAACTGAAATTTACCTACAGACCATTGCTGAAACTCTGAAAAAGGGACAGTCTGCTTTGATGTTAGTTCCAGAAATAGCGTTGACACCTCAAATGGTCAATTCTTTTAAAGGACGTTTTGGCGAAGCGGTAGCTGTTTTGCATAGTGGTTTATCTGTTGGAGAAAAATATGACGAGTGGCGCAAAATTGAAAAAGGCGAAGCAAAAGTCGTAGTCGGAGCACGCTCTTCCATTTTTGCACCGGTTGAGAATATCGGCGTCATCATTATTGACGAAGAGCATGAAGGCACCTATAAACAAGATGAAAATCCGCGTTATCATGCAAGAAATGTTGCCATTTGGCGAGCAAACTATCATCATTGTCCGGTTATCCTTGGAAGTGCCACGCCTTCTTTAGAATCACGAGCACGTGCTCAAAAGAAGGTGTACACACTATTGGAATTGCCAGAACGTGTGAATCAGCGAGAACTGCCTGAAGTGGAAATCATTGATATGCGTGAAGAGGTAAAAGAAGGGAATCGCAGTAGTTTTTCATTGCTGCTGCAAGAAAAAATAAAAGATCGGATAGCTAAAAAAGAGCAAATCGTGCTTTTGCTTAACCGGCGCGGGTATTCTTCTTTTGTCATGTGCCGCGACTGTGGTTTTGTACTGCCTTGTCCGAACTGTGACATTTCATTGACGCTTCATATGGACACTAAGACGATGAAATGCCATTATTGTGGTCATGAAGAAAACATCCCTCGTACCTGTCCTAGTTGCAAAAGCCACAAAATTCGTTATTATGGTACTGGAACCCAAAAAATTGAAGAAGAGTTAGCTAAGGTTCTGCCAACAGCGAAGGTCATTCGGATGGATGTTGACACGACTAGAAAAAAAGGCGCCCACGAACGCCTTTTATCTGCTTTTGGCAATGGCGAAGCGGATATTTTATTAGGGACGCAGATGATTGCTAAAGGTCTAGATTTTCCTAATATTACCTTGGTAGGTGTTTTGAATGCAGACACCAGTCTAGGCTTGCCGGATTTTAGAGCTAGTGAACGCACTTTTCAACTGTTGACTCAAGTAAGCGGCCGAGCAGGACGAGCTGAATTGACCGGCGAAGTGATCGTACAAACGTTTAATCCTGAACACTATGCTATTCAGTTGGCTCAACAACACGATTACGATACTTTTTATCAAATGGAAATGCGTTTGAGGCACCGGGGAAATTATCCGCCGTATTACTTTACTATTCTGATTACAACGAGTCATGAAGAAGAGTTAAAAGCAGCTAAAAAAATGCAAGAAATCATTCAATTTATTAAGCCAGATTTAAAACCTGAAACAATTGTTTTAGGACCGACACCTAAAGCTGTTGCGCGAGTAAACAATCGGTATTATTATCAAACCATTATAAAATATAAAAATGAACCAGTTTTATTTACTAAATTACAAGAATTATTGAATCAATCACAAAAAGAAATGACTAAGGGATTACAGATTGCAATTGATTCTGAGCCGATGCATTTTATTTAA
- the def gene encoding peptide deformylase: protein MAVLPIVKYPEPILTKAAREVVEITDEILQLMDDMYETMVASDGIGIAAPQVNRSLRIALVEVDEETGLFEMINPEIITASGKNVDVEGCLSFPEIYGTVERADNIVIRYFDREGEAYEVEAEDYLARVFQHELEHLDGKLFTDKIIQKIQPEELETYMEENGE, encoded by the coding sequence ATGGCAGTATTGCCTATTGTAAAATATCCTGAGCCAATATTAACAAAGGCTGCAAGAGAAGTAGTCGAAATTACTGATGAAATTCTTCAATTAATGGATGATATGTACGAAACGATGGTAGCAAGCGATGGCATCGGCATTGCGGCGCCCCAAGTGAACCGTTCATTGAGGATTGCTTTAGTAGAAGTCGATGAAGAAACGGGTTTATTCGAAATGATCAATCCAGAAATTATTACAGCATCTGGAAAAAATGTCGATGTAGAAGGATGTTTAAGTTTTCCTGAAATTTACGGAACAGTTGAACGAGCAGATAACATTGTGATCCGTTATTTTGATCGTGAGGGCGAAGCGTATGAGGTTGAAGCGGAAGATTATCTCGCACGCGTTTTTCAGCATGAATTAGAACATTTAGATGGGAAATTGTTTACGGATAAAATTATTCAAAAAATCCAGCCTGAAGAGTTAGAAACGTATATGGAGGAGAATGGCGAATGA
- the fmt gene encoding methionyl-tRNA formyltransferase, translated as MTKIVFMGTPAFSVPILEALIDKGYDIAAVVTQPDRPVGRKKVMTPTPVKEAALQHQILVLQPEKISGSEEMAKVIELQPDLIVTAAFGQFLPQKLLSAPRLGAINVHASLLPKYRGGAPVHYSLIKGEKETGVTIMYMEKKMDAGDILSQRSLEITEKDDVGTLFERLSRLGRDLLIDTLPDLIAGKVTPVKQDEEKVTYSPNIKAEEELIDWSKSAKEIDWQVRGMRPWPGAYTSLNGNRLKVWDVTPLDDDTDKEPGTIIQIEKERFMVACGERTVVQVNELQPAGKSKMTTTAFLSGVGSQLRVGEMVGDNGN; from the coding sequence ATGACAAAAATCGTTTTTATGGGAACACCTGCTTTTTCTGTGCCTATTTTAGAGGCTTTGATTGATAAGGGGTACGATATTGCTGCGGTAGTAACGCAACCTGACCGGCCTGTAGGCAGAAAAAAAGTTATGACACCGACACCAGTGAAAGAAGCAGCACTCCAGCATCAGATTTTAGTGTTGCAGCCTGAAAAAATTTCTGGGTCTGAAGAAATGGCGAAAGTGATCGAGCTGCAACCTGATTTAATCGTAACCGCTGCTTTTGGGCAATTTTTACCGCAAAAATTATTATCTGCTCCACGACTGGGTGCTATCAATGTGCATGCATCTCTGCTGCCTAAATATCGCGGCGGAGCTCCGGTTCATTATTCTTTGATCAAAGGCGAGAAAGAAACAGGCGTCACGATTATGTATATGGAAAAGAAAATGGATGCCGGGGATATCTTAAGCCAACGCTCGTTAGAAATCACAGAAAAAGATGATGTAGGAACGCTTTTTGAACGCTTAAGTCGTTTAGGCAGAGACTTGTTGATCGACACATTACCAGACTTAATAGCAGGAAAAGTTACACCAGTAAAGCAAGATGAAGAAAAAGTAACATATTCGCCAAATATCAAAGCCGAAGAAGAGCTGATCGATTGGAGTAAATCAGCTAAAGAAATTGATTGGCAAGTACGCGGTATGCGTCCTTGGCCAGGAGCCTATACATCTTTAAATGGCAATCGCTTAAAGGTTTGGGATGTTACACCCTTGGACGATGATACCGATAAAGAACCGGGAACGATCATACAAATCGAAAAAGAACGCTTTATGGTTGCATGCGGAGAACGAACAGTTGTGCAAGTAAATGAACTTCAGCCGGCTGGAAAAAGTAAAATGACCACTACAGCTTTTTTAAGCGGAGTAGGAAGCCAATTAAGAGTTGGAGAAATGGTAGGCGACAATGGAAACTAA
- the rsmB gene encoding 16S rRNA (cytosine(967)-C(5))-methyltransferase RsmB: METNQNPQKRNTKKTSRYLAMSILEKTDENQSYSNLLLNEAIQKNNLSPADARLLTELVYGVLQRKLTLDYYLSAFLSKDKKIDSWVRNLLRLSIYQMIYLDKIPAHAILFEAVEVAKKKSHIGVSKFINGVLRNAERKGFKSISAIQDPIERLSVEVSMPKWLIEKFVEEIGFKETKKLGEALLIPSHSSARVNVPFLTVAEALEAMQEEGFDVRPSKVSPVGIISNGGHFASSPLFQSGQLTIQDESSMLVAPSMQIESHHQVLDACAAPGGKTTHIASYLSAEAGGKVTALDLHAHKVKLIQDNAKRLHVDKVVEGRTLDARKVDEVFEDEVFDRILVDAPCSGLGLMRRKPDIKYTKQPKDLLQLQKIQLAILTNVAPKLKVDGLLVYSTCTITAEENQGTVEAFLKNHPNFEKVSVAVEENLSANIKDDLLQIYPQDFGTDGFFISCLKKKSK; this comes from the coding sequence ATGGAAACTAATCAAAATCCTCAAAAACGCAATACTAAAAAAACAAGTCGTTATTTAGCCATGTCTATTTTAGAAAAAACAGATGAGAATCAGTCTTATTCGAATTTGCTATTGAATGAAGCGATTCAAAAAAACAACTTAAGCCCAGCCGATGCTCGCTTGTTAACAGAATTGGTTTACGGAGTTTTGCAGCGTAAATTAACATTAGACTATTACTTATCAGCATTTTTAAGCAAAGATAAAAAAATCGATAGTTGGGTTCGCAATTTATTGCGTTTATCTATTTATCAAATGATTTATTTAGATAAAATTCCGGCACATGCTATTTTGTTTGAAGCGGTGGAAGTAGCCAAGAAAAAAAGCCATATTGGAGTTAGTAAATTTATCAATGGAGTTTTACGAAACGCTGAAAGAAAAGGTTTTAAGAGCATTTCAGCCATTCAAGACCCAATTGAACGTTTGAGTGTTGAAGTAAGCATGCCGAAATGGCTCATTGAAAAATTTGTAGAAGAAATAGGTTTCAAAGAAACAAAAAAACTAGGAGAAGCTCTTTTAATTCCGAGCCATTCAAGTGCTCGTGTAAATGTGCCCTTTCTAACGGTTGCTGAAGCATTAGAAGCCATGCAAGAAGAAGGATTTGATGTCAGACCAAGCAAGGTTTCGCCTGTGGGTATTATTAGCAATGGAGGTCATTTTGCTTCTTCACCGCTATTTCAATCAGGACAATTAACGATCCAAGACGAGTCTTCCATGTTAGTGGCTCCGTCAATGCAAATTGAGTCTCATCATCAAGTACTTGACGCTTGTGCAGCTCCTGGAGGAAAGACGACTCACATCGCGTCCTATTTATCAGCTGAAGCTGGTGGTAAAGTGACTGCTCTTGACTTACATGCTCATAAAGTAAAGCTGATTCAAGATAATGCTAAAAGATTACACGTCGATAAAGTGGTTGAAGGCAGAACACTTGATGCTAGAAAAGTAGACGAAGTATTTGAAGATGAAGTTTTTGATCGTATTCTAGTGGATGCACCATGCTCAGGTCTCGGTTTAATGAGAAGAAAGCCGGACATCAAATATACCAAACAACCAAAAGATTTGCTGCAATTGCAAAAAATCCAATTAGCCATCTTGACAAATGTAGCGCCGAAACTAAAAGTAGATGGCTTGCTGGTTTATAGTACATGTACGATCACTGCTGAAGAAAACCAAGGAACAGTAGAGGCATTTTTAAAGAACCATCCTAATTTTGAAAAAGTGTCCGTTGCTGTAGAAGAAAATCTATCTGCAAACATCAAAGATGATTTACTTCAAATCTATCCACAAGATTTTGGAACCGATGGTTTTTTCATTAGTTGTTTAAAGAAAAAAAGCAAATAA
- a CDS encoding Stp1/IreP family PP2C-type Ser/Thr phosphatase, which produces MHIVFRSDVGKRRKNNQDFAGYFVNQQGITLAVLCDGMGGHKAGDVASEMAVSHLGHAWEKTETNTIEAVSQWIQDRIKRENERIVEKSNQFPDLEGMGTTLVAAAFIDNQFVVANIGDSRAYQYMAGRLKQLTEDHSLVNELLKSGEISTEGALNHPQKNVLTRSLGVSKEVNADLMVVSALEGDQLLLCSDGLTNMVEDQEIAEILSDSHMSLEEKVTSLVSLANARGGYDNITVMLTDFTERKEGE; this is translated from the coding sequence ATGCACATTGTTTTTCGTAGTGACGTTGGAAAACGAAGAAAAAATAATCAGGATTTTGCTGGTTACTTTGTGAATCAACAAGGAATTACTTTGGCTGTTTTATGCGATGGCATGGGCGGCCATAAAGCCGGAGACGTAGCAAGCGAAATGGCTGTTTCTCATTTAGGACATGCTTGGGAAAAGACCGAAACAAATACAATAGAAGCAGTAAGTCAGTGGATACAGGATCGTATTAAAAGAGAAAATGAACGAATCGTAGAAAAGTCAAATCAATTTCCTGATTTAGAAGGTATGGGAACGACGCTTGTAGCTGCGGCATTTATTGATAACCAGTTCGTGGTAGCAAACATCGGAGACAGCCGCGCATACCAATACATGGCTGGCCGATTGAAGCAGCTTACGGAAGATCATTCATTGGTTAATGAATTGTTGAAAAGTGGTGAAATTTCTACTGAAGGTGCTTTAAATCATCCTCAAAAAAATGTATTAACACGTTCATTAGGGGTTTCTAAAGAAGTGAATGCTGATCTAATGGTGGTATCGGCACTTGAAGGAGATCAACTGTTGCTGTGTTCGGACGGTTTAACCAATATGGTAGAAGATCAAGAAATTGCAGAAATATTAAGCGATAGCCATATGTCTCTTGAAGAGAAAGTGACAAGTTTGGTCTCTCTTGCAAATGCCCGCGGAGGTTATGACAACATAACGGTCATGCTGACTGACTTTACTGAGAGAAAGGAGGGAGAATAG
- the pknB gene encoding Stk1 family PASTA domain-containing Ser/Thr kinase: MEIGKKLNGRYKIIGTVGGGGMAHVYLAHDLILDRDVAVKVLRYDFREDQDTIRRFKREALAATELVHPNIVSVYDIGEENHNQYIVMEYVKGMDLKKYIHNYFPIPYQKVIDIMSQVLSAVADAHHNRIIHRDLKPQNILIDETGVVKITDFGIAVALSQTSITQTNSLLGSVHYLSPEQARGGMATNQSDIYSLGIILYELLTGNVPFDGESAVSIALKHFQETVPSVKDYDHRIPQALENVVLKATAKETADRYPSVHEMAADLATSLSAQRINEPKFVPASMIEQTKVIEPIKPVTVPVTSPKPDGEEAAGKENTTNQTNKDQKPKKKKRKVLWLVLLGLLILGLGTFFAIALTAPKDISVPDLSGMTEEEATKVLAANELVLGKVIEEADDEIEEGLVIQTNPKNGSSIKEHSSVDLLVSSGKETITFLDYTGKPYEEVRAELREQKFVINRVDESSDTVDEGLIISQDIYKDQEVVPSETTVTFTVSTGEAGFEIRDLSGYSEKGVQDYANEKNLNVTITSEYSDDVTKGQVISQEPAAGEVLYSGASISVVVSQGPEEIPLNTFTKTVKIPYKKVEEPVASSSESTEDSASESSSEEQLLPNEITIYIEDEEHKLETVYQQFEITEDTELDLPFVLKEGSKGSYRIIRDGEAIEEKTDVAP, translated from the coding sequence ATGGAAATTGGCAAGAAATTAAATGGTCGGTATAAAATTATCGGTACTGTTGGTGGCGGTGGGATGGCTCATGTTTACTTAGCACATGATTTGATCCTTGACCGGGATGTAGCCGTCAAGGTATTGCGCTATGATTTCCGAGAAGATCAAGATACCATACGCCGTTTCAAACGTGAAGCTTTAGCAGCAACTGAATTGGTTCATCCAAATATTGTCAGTGTTTATGACATTGGCGAAGAAAACCATAATCAATATATTGTAATGGAGTATGTAAAAGGAATGGATTTAAAAAAATACATACACAACTATTTTCCCATTCCTTATCAAAAAGTCATTGATATTATGAGTCAAGTGCTTTCAGCAGTTGCGGATGCCCATCATAATCGAATCATTCATCGGGATTTAAAACCGCAAAATATTTTGATCGACGAGACAGGTGTTGTGAAGATTACTGATTTTGGGATTGCAGTCGCTTTATCACAAACGTCCATTACACAAACGAATTCTCTTTTAGGCTCGGTTCACTACCTTTCGCCCGAACAAGCCCGTGGTGGGATGGCAACAAATCAATCTGATATTTATTCGTTGGGCATTATTCTTTATGAACTGTTAACAGGAAATGTGCCATTTGATGGAGAATCAGCAGTTTCAATTGCGTTGAAACACTTTCAAGAAACCGTGCCATCTGTAAAAGACTATGACCATCGCATTCCTCAAGCGTTAGAAAATGTTGTGTTAAAAGCGACTGCTAAAGAAACCGCAGATCGCTATCCTTCTGTCCATGAAATGGCAGCAGACTTGGCAACTTCTTTATCAGCTCAGAGAATCAATGAACCAAAATTTGTTCCAGCAAGCATGATAGAACAAACAAAGGTGATAGAACCTATTAAGCCGGTCACCGTTCCGGTAACGAGCCCAAAACCAGATGGAGAAGAAGCAGCGGGAAAAGAAAACACAACAAATCAAACGAATAAAGACCAAAAACCTAAAAAGAAAAAACGAAAAGTACTATGGCTGGTACTGCTTGGTTTGCTTATTTTGGGGCTAGGCACATTTTTCGCAATTGCATTAACGGCTCCTAAAGACATTTCAGTGCCTGATTTGTCAGGAATGACAGAAGAAGAGGCTACCAAAGTATTAGCAGCCAATGAATTGGTTTTAGGGAAAGTTATTGAAGAAGCGGATGATGAGATCGAAGAAGGTTTGGTAATTCAAACGAATCCTAAGAATGGTTCCAGCATCAAGGAACATTCTTCTGTAGACTTATTGGTCAGCTCAGGTAAAGAAACCATAACTTTTTTGGATTACACCGGAAAACCCTATGAGGAAGTCCGCGCAGAGCTAAGGGAGCAGAAATTTGTTATCAACCGCGTCGATGAAAGCAGCGATACGGTTGATGAAGGGCTGATTATCTCACAGGATATTTATAAAGATCAAGAGGTTGTACCTAGTGAAACGACCGTGACTTTCACTGTTAGTACGGGCGAAGCTGGATTTGAAATAAGAGATTTGTCTGGATACTCTGAAAAAGGTGTTCAAGATTATGCTAATGAAAAAAATCTAAATGTGACGATTACTAGTGAATATTCAGATGATGTAACAAAAGGTCAGGTTATTTCACAAGAGCCGGCAGCTGGAGAAGTACTGTATAGCGGAGCTAGTATTTCGGTGGTGGTTTCACAAGGGCCAGAAGAAATACCGCTAAATACTTTTACAAAGACGGTTAAAATACCATACAAAAAAGTAGAAGAGCCGGTGGCTTCATCATCAGAGAGCACAGAAGATAGTGCAAGTGAAAGCAGTAGTGAAGAACAACTCCTGCCAAATGAAATCACTATTTATATTGAAGACGAAGAACATAAATTAGAGACGGTATACCAACAATTCGAAATTACTGAAGATACTGAACTTGATTTGCCTTTTGTTTTAAAAGAAGGCAGTAAAGGCAGTTATCGAATCATCCGTGATGGAGAAGCAATTGAAGAAAAAACAGATGTCGCACCTTAA
- the rsgA gene encoding ribosome small subunit-dependent GTPase A encodes MPKGQIRKALSGFYYVYFEGETYQTRGRGNFRKRKLTPMVGDYVEFESGNKEEGILKELLPRKNELVRPTVANVDLGVVVMSAIEPDFSTNLLDRFLVTLEDKAIEAVIYLTKIDLLDEQQLQEVVALKEQYEAIGYPVVLPEVMGNEQAKEVLTAYFPNHLTVFMGQSGAGKSTLLNEIAPELNLETAEISSALGRGKHTTRHVELIPLYGGLVADTPGFSSIDFLEIEAAELPELFPEFVDVQDRCRFRGCMHRKEPGCQVQKEVAEGQIQAYRYQHYLQFLEEIEDRKPRYTKKEK; translated from the coding sequence GTGCCAAAAGGACAAATCAGAAAAGCTTTAAGTGGTTTTTATTATGTTTACTTTGAAGGTGAGACTTATCAAACACGTGGTAGGGGAAATTTTAGGAAACGCAAGTTAACACCCATGGTGGGAGATTATGTTGAATTTGAAAGCGGCAATAAAGAGGAAGGCATCTTGAAAGAACTGTTGCCGCGAAAAAATGAATTGGTCCGCCCAACTGTAGCCAATGTTGATTTAGGTGTCGTTGTCATGTCAGCAATAGAACCAGACTTCTCAACCAATTTACTGGACCGATTTTTGGTGACGTTAGAAGACAAAGCAATCGAAGCAGTGATTTATCTGACTAAAATTGATTTACTAGACGAACAACAGCTTCAAGAAGTGGTGGCATTAAAAGAACAGTATGAGGCTATCGGATATCCTGTTGTTCTCCCAGAAGTTATGGGGAATGAACAAGCAAAAGAAGTGTTGACAGCTTATTTTCCTAATCATTTGACCGTTTTTATGGGACAATCCGGAGCAGGGAAATCAACACTTTTAAACGAAATTGCACCCGAATTAAATTTAGAAACGGCAGAGATCTCGTCTGCTCTTGGACGCGGCAAACACACAACGCGACATGTTGAATTGATCCCTTTATATGGCGGACTTGTAGCAGATACTCCAGGATTCAGTTCAATTGATTTTTTGGAAATCGAAGCAGCTGAGTTGCCAGAATTATTTCCGGAATTTGTTGACGTACAAGATCGTTGTCGTTTTAGAGGATGCATGCACCGCAAAGAACCTGGTTGCCAAGTTCAAAAAGAGGTAGCAGAAGGTCAAATTCAAGCTTATCGTTACCAACATTACTTACAATTTCTTGAAGAGATCGAAGATAGAAAACCAAGATACACAAAAAAAGAGAAGTGA
- the rpe gene encoding ribulose-phosphate 3-epimerase, which translates to MKISPSILSADFANLERDIQLVEAGGADYIHVDVMDGRFVPNLTFGPNIVAAIRPITKLPLDCHLMVENPENYIEAFAKAGADIITVHVESTPHIHRAIQLIKANGVKAGVVINPGTSVDAIIPVLSEVQMVLVMTVNPGFGGQSFIKETVKKITDLNELKKANDYQYEIEVDGGIVPETAELCKGAGADVFVAGSYIYDADHPNERLAALKDAIR; encoded by the coding sequence ATGAAAATTTCACCATCGATTTTGAGTGCCGATTTTGCTAACTTAGAAAGAGATATCCAATTAGTCGAAGCAGGAGGAGCAGATTATATCCACGTAGACGTTATGGACGGCCGTTTTGTTCCTAATTTAACCTTCGGCCCGAATATTGTGGCTGCTATTCGGCCCATTACTAAACTGCCGCTGGATTGCCACTTAATGGTTGAAAACCCAGAAAATTACATTGAGGCTTTTGCAAAAGCAGGGGCAGATATTATTACTGTCCATGTTGAAAGCACTCCCCATATTCATCGGGCTATTCAATTGATTAAAGCCAATGGCGTTAAAGCAGGTGTCGTGATCAACCCGGGAACGTCCGTTGACGCTATTATTCCTGTTTTAAGTGAAGTGCAAATGGTATTGGTGATGACTGTGAATCCAGGCTTCGGAGGACAGAGTTTCATCAAGGAAACGGTGAAGAAAATCACCGATTTGAATGAATTAAAAAAAGCAAATGATTATCAATACGAAATTGAAGTGGATGGTGGAATTGTGCCTGAGACAGCTGAATTGTGCAAAGGCGCAGGGGCAGATGTTTTTGTGGCAGGCTCTTATATTTATGACGCCGATCATCCGAATGAACGATTGGCTGCTTTAAAGGATGCGATCCGTTAA
- a CDS encoding thiamine diphosphokinase, translated as MTHIAIMVGGPEAFIPDISSLINEELIWIGVDRGAVRLLALGIQPAIALGDFDSITKEELGLVKQKVRDVRTFQAEKDATDTEIAVKIAFSEFNPTKVSIYGATGGRMDHFLNNLWLVFQPDLKPYLSKIHLIDSKNSLAYFSPGNYEIKKEQDKKYVAFICLTPVKKLTLVDAKYPLNEVDFACPTSLASNEFLSDTTRFSFKTGIVAVIQSKD; from the coding sequence ATGACACACATAGCTATTATGGTAGGAGGACCTGAAGCATTCATTCCTGACATTAGCAGTTTAATCAATGAAGAGCTCATTTGGATCGGTGTCGATCGCGGAGCGGTCAGACTATTGGCTTTAGGTATTCAACCCGCGATTGCCTTGGGTGATTTTGATTCGATTACGAAAGAAGAATTAGGATTAGTGAAACAGAAAGTGCGCGATGTGCGTACCTTTCAAGCTGAAAAAGATGCGACCGATACAGAAATTGCTGTGAAGATAGCTTTTAGTGAATTCAATCCGACAAAAGTAAGCATCTACGGAGCAACTGGGGGGAGAATGGATCATTTTTTAAATAATCTTTGGCTTGTTTTTCAGCCTGATCTCAAACCTTATCTTTCGAAAATACATTTGATAGACAGCAAAAACAGCCTTGCTTACTTTTCTCCAGGAAATTACGAAATAAAAAAAGAGCAAGACAAAAAATACGTAGCTTTTATTTGTCTGACTCCTGTCAAAAAATTAACTTTAGTTGATGCAAAATATCCTCTAAATGAAGTTGATTTCGCATGTCCTACTTCTTTAGCAAGTAATGAATTTTTGTCAGATACGACTCGTTTTTCATTTAAAACAGGTATAGTAGCCGTTATTCAAAGCAAAGATTAA
- the rpmB gene encoding 50S ribosomal protein L28 has product MAKVCVVTGRKAKSGNNRSHALNKTKRTWGANLQKVRILVDGTPKRVWVSTRALKSGKVERV; this is encoded by the coding sequence ATGGCTAAAGTATGTGTCGTAACAGGACGTAAAGCTAAAAGTGGTAATAACCGCTCTCACGCTTTAAACAAAACAAAACGTACATGGGGTGCTAACTTACAAAAAGTTCGCATTTTAGTTGATGGAACACCTAAAAGAGTTTGGGTTTCTACTCGCGCTCTTAAATCTGGTAAAGTTGAACGCGTTTAA